A single genomic interval of Flavobacteriales bacterium harbors:
- a CDS encoding SdiA-regulated domain-containing protein has product MRLVLLLLSFIFSAVINLQAQKNDNNKTSFESYDFSNPQQAWILPDRLEEISGITSYAENTIACVNDEEGVIFLWDTKWASVKRKIKFAYYGDYEGITYIKPYFYVINSEGLLFRYNEETDKLKKHQLPFEWDNQIEGLCIESDTTLFLVLRDASGLYGKEESYNGIYRYNINSKKTELAFKLELDHEVGLSGICINKEKSKVFVISHRRSNELIVFSLKTGEVESIVKLDLERFPQPEGICFDSEGNLFISNEISEDDNSTLYKF; this is encoded by the coding sequence ATGCGGTTAGTTCTTCTTTTATTGTCGTTTATTTTCTCTGCAGTAATCAATTTACAAGCACAGAAAAACGATAACAACAAAACTTCTTTTGAGTCGTACGATTTTTCTAATCCTCAACAAGCTTGGATTTTACCTGACAGACTAGAAGAAATTTCTGGAATTACATCTTATGCTGAAAACACAATAGCTTGTGTTAATGACGAAGAAGGTGTAATCTTTTTATGGGATACAAAATGGGCATCAGTTAAAAGGAAAATAAAATTCGCATATTATGGGGATTACGAGGGTATTACTTATATAAAGCCCTATTTCTATGTAATTAACAGTGAAGGTTTATTGTTTCGATATAACGAAGAAACTGACAAACTAAAAAAACACCAGCTTCCATTTGAATGGGATAATCAAATTGAAGGTCTTTGTATTGAATCTGACACAACCCTTTTTCTGGTTCTGAGAGATGCTTCTGGATTATATGGAAAAGAAGAATCTTATAATGGCATTTATAGATACAATATCAATTCTAAAAAAACAGAACTTGCATTCAAATTAGAATTAGATCATGAAGTAGGATTATCTGGAATATGCATCAACAAGGAAAAAAGTAAGGTCTTTGTTATTTCGCATAGAAGAAGCAATGAGCTAATTGTATTTTCACTTAAAACCGGAGAGGTTGAAAGTATTGTCAAGCTTGATTTAGAACGTTTTCCTCAACCAGAAGGCATTTGTTTTGATTCTGAAGGCAACTTATTTATTTCAAATGAGATTTCAGAAGATGACAATTCAACGTTGTATAAATTTTAA